The following coding sequences lie in one Bacteroidota bacterium genomic window:
- a CDS encoding gliding motility-associated C-terminal domain-containing protein, producing the protein MKTNQIVLFLFLNFWAVNIYSQKQAKKCSKEELIVPESFSPDADGENDVLYASAFKISEFNFIIFNKWGEKMFETNYQSDGWDGRYKNKDAKEGVYYWYLIVKCNNGEELKKQGSTTLVRK; encoded by the coding sequence ATGAAGACAAACCAGATTGTACTCTTTTTGTTTCTGAACTTCTGGGCTGTTAACATCTATTCTCAAAAGCAGGCAAAGAAATGTTCTAAAGAAGAGCTAATCGTTCCGGAGAGTTTTTCACCGGATGCTGATGGTGAAAACGATGTATTATATGCTAGCGCATTTAAGATAAGTGAGTTTAATTTTATAATATTTAATAAGTGGGGAGAAAAAATGTTTGAAACAAACTATCAGAGCGATGGTTGGGATGGAAGATATAAAAACAAAGACGCTAAAGAGGGAGTTTATTATTGGTATTTAATTGTGAAATGCAATAATGGGGAAGAACTAAAAAAACAAGGGAGCACAACCCTAGTAAGAAAATGA
- a CDS encoding PorP/SprF family type IX secretion system membrane protein has translation MKKYKIILFLFVLSTGFLSAQDIHYSQFNASPQNLNPAQTGLFDGDWRFVGNFRSQWSVIPVPYRTFSFAADTRLKTKLEKDVPAAGLIVNTDKSGDSKFTTTQILVSGAYIKKLNKDSTHFVSLGIQPGITTKSFNLSALTFDNQYDGDAYNASLSSGENFPKTRMTYFDLGGGIAYLWRKNHRTLVNVGVSVLHLNRPKQSFFNNDDIRLDMKTCVSGIAEFPVAAQLDVLPSIMYQRQGKFQETVVGLFGKYHLKPINGMTTAVSLGGFYRMKDAFILVANMDYKNFNVGVSYDINTSKLIEATNRRGGFEISVIYIFKKVTPFIAKKRVCPIYM, from the coding sequence ATGAAAAAATACAAGATCATACTCTTTTTATTTGTCTTAAGCACCGGTTTTCTGAGTGCTCAAGACATTCATTATTCTCAGTTTAATGCTTCTCCACAAAATCTAAATCCTGCCCAAACAGGCTTGTTTGATGGCGATTGGCGCTTTGTTGGAAATTTTAGAAGTCAATGGTCTGTTATTCCTGTTCCCTACAGAACATTTTCTTTCGCAGCTGACACGCGTTTAAAAACAAAATTGGAAAAGGATGTACCTGCTGCCGGACTTATTGTTAATACAGACAAATCGGGAGACTCAAAATTTACTACAACACAGATACTGGTTTCGGGAGCATACATAAAAAAACTGAATAAGGATTCTACACACTTTGTTTCGCTGGGAATTCAGCCGGGAATAACGACAAAAAGTTTCAACTTATCAGCACTTACTTTCGACAATCAATACGATGGTGATGCTTACAATGCTTCATTATCAAGTGGAGAAAACTTTCCGAAAACACGGATGACCTATTTTGATCTAGGAGGTGGAATTGCCTATCTCTGGAGAAAAAATCACCGAACGCTTGTAAATGTTGGCGTGTCCGTTCTTCACCTAAATCGTCCGAAACAATCGTTTTTTAATAATGACGACATTCGTTTGGATATGAAAACATGCGTAAGCGGTATTGCAGAATTTCCGGTTGCAGCCCAATTGGATGTATTGCCTTCTATAATGTATCAACGACAAGGCAAATTTCAAGAAACAGTTGTTGGATTGTTTGGCAAATATCATTTAAAACCGATTAATGGAATGACAACAGCCGTATCACTCGGTGGGTTTTACCGGATGAAGGATGCATTTATATTAGTTGCGAACATGGACTATAAAAATTTTAATGTTGGAGTAAGTTATGACATCAACACATCCAAGTTAATTGAAGCCACAAATCGTAGAGGAGGCTTTGAAATTTCGGTGATCTATATTTTCAAAAAAGTTACTCCGTTTATTGCGAAGAAACGTGTTTGTCCAATTTATATGTAG